Proteins from a single region of Thermoplasmata archaeon:
- the yjjX gene encoding inosine/xanthosine triphosphatase, whose amino-acid sequence MRVVLGGTFDILHDGHEALLRAAFEGRPALVLIGLTTDRFARESRDRVNPYRARERNLTRFLSARRWRPVQVERIDDPYGPADDLPDLDVLVVSAERHEVAVALNEARVGKALRPLEIRGVPMVLAQDGLPIASRRIRTGVIDSHGVRTKPLAIRVGTDNPVKVRAVRRAFESLGWRAAIARVRVPTEVPEQPFGSEAIRGAVARARAALGAADFGVGIEAGLVWEPMVGDYFDVQYCAIVDRAGRVTVGHGPGFGYPPSVVRRVKEGLTVGEAMAHLTGIRGIGSKQGAIGHLTDRRLDRDALTESAVLMAMVPRIRRDLYGS is encoded by the coding sequence ATGCGCGTCGTCCTCGGAGGGACGTTCGACATCCTTCACGATGGGCACGAGGCGCTCCTCCGCGCCGCCTTCGAGGGGCGGCCGGCGCTCGTGCTGATTGGCCTGACGACAGATCGGTTCGCCCGCGAGTCGCGGGACCGCGTCAACCCGTACCGCGCGCGGGAACGGAACCTGACGCGGTTCCTGAGCGCCCGGCGATGGCGCCCGGTGCAGGTCGAGCGGATCGACGATCCGTACGGCCCCGCGGACGATCTGCCGGACCTCGATGTGCTCGTCGTGTCGGCAGAGCGCCACGAGGTCGCCGTGGCGCTGAACGAGGCCCGGGTCGGGAAAGCCCTCCGTCCCCTGGAGATTCGCGGCGTGCCGATGGTCTTGGCCCAGGACGGACTCCCGATCGCCTCGCGCCGGATCCGCACCGGCGTGATCGACTCGCACGGCGTTCGGACGAAGCCGCTCGCCATCCGCGTCGGTACCGACAACCCGGTCAAGGTCCGGGCGGTCCGACGCGCCTTCGAGTCCCTGGGATGGCGGGCCGCCATCGCGCGCGTCCGCGTTCCGACGGAAGTGCCCGAGCAACCGTTCGGTTCGGAGGCGATCCGCGGAGCGGTCGCGCGCGCCCGGGCCGCGCTCGGCGCCGCCGACTTCGGCGTCGGAATCGAGGCGGGGCTCGTCTGGGAGCCGATGGTCGGGGACTACTTCGACGTCCAGTACTGCGCGATCGTCGACCGAGCCGGTCGCGTGACGGTCGGCCACGGTCCCGGCTTCGGCTATCCGCCTTCCGTCGTCCGCCGGGTGAAGGAGGGCTTGACGGTCGGCGAGGCGATGGCGCACCTGACCGGGATCCGAGGGATCGGCTCGAAGCAGGGCGCGATCGGCCACCTGACGGATCGGCGGCTCGATCGCGACGCGCTCACGGAGTCCGCGGTCCTCATGGCGATGGTCCCTCGCATTCGGCGGGACCTGTACGGGTCGTAG
- a CDS encoding type II glyceraldehyde-3-phosphate dehydrogenase — MPARIAINGYGTIGKRVADAVALQGDMHVVGVVKARPDFEAKLAARKSYALYAASEHALRKFEKAGVKASGVLEDVLKEADLVVDCTPEESGYKKLYEKAGVKAIWQGGEEHALTNLSFNAAVNYAECLGATFVRVPSCNTTGLIRTLYPLDAGLGVERALAVMVRRATDPGDSKKGPINAIEPELEMPSHHGPDVQTVLPQLDIHTIALKVPTTLMHVHAVSVDLKKAADEERIAELWKRQPRIAFVEGGEGVKSTAQIMEMARDLSRNRSDLYEVAVWRDGVHVVDGKRLYYFQAVHQESDVVPENVDAIRALLELEKEGRRSMEKTDRSLGIGLAG, encoded by the coding sequence ATGCCCGCGAGGATCGCGATCAACGGATACGGGACGATCGGAAAGCGGGTGGCGGACGCCGTCGCACTGCAGGGCGACATGCACGTCGTCGGCGTCGTGAAGGCGAGACCCGACTTCGAGGCGAAGCTCGCCGCGCGGAAGTCGTACGCGCTCTACGCCGCGAGCGAGCACGCGCTCCGAAAGTTCGAGAAGGCGGGCGTCAAGGCGTCCGGCGTCCTCGAGGACGTCCTCAAGGAAGCGGACCTCGTCGTCGATTGCACGCCCGAGGAAAGCGGATACAAGAAGCTCTACGAGAAGGCGGGCGTCAAGGCGATCTGGCAAGGCGGCGAGGAACACGCCCTGACGAACCTGTCGTTCAACGCCGCGGTGAACTACGCCGAGTGCCTCGGCGCGACGTTCGTCCGCGTGCCGTCGTGCAACACGACGGGGCTCATCCGCACGCTGTATCCGCTCGACGCCGGGCTCGGCGTGGAGCGCGCGCTCGCGGTGATGGTGCGCCGCGCGACCGACCCAGGCGACTCGAAGAAGGGTCCGATCAACGCGATCGAGCCGGAACTCGAGATGCCGAGCCACCACGGGCCCGACGTGCAGACCGTCCTCCCGCAGCTCGACATCCACACGATCGCCCTCAAGGTCCCGACGACGCTCATGCACGTGCACGCCGTGAGCGTGGACCTCAAGAAGGCCGCGGACGAGGAGCGGATCGCCGAGCTCTGGAAACGGCAGCCCCGCATCGCGTTCGTCGAGGGGGGCGAGGGCGTCAAGTCGACGGCGCAGATCATGGAAATGGCCCGCGACCTCTCCCGGAACCGGTCCGACCTCTACGAGGTCGCGGTCTGGCGCGACGGCGTCCATGTGGTCGACGGGAAGCGGCTCTACTACTTCCAGGCGGTCCACCAAGAGTCAGATGTCGTCCCCGAAAACGTCGACGCGATCCGCGCGTTGCTCGAGCTCGAGAAAGAGGGCCGGCGAAGCATGGAGAAGACGGATCGGTCCCTCGGCATCGGCCTCGCGGGATGA
- a CDS encoding ABC transporter permease, giving the protein MNQTEKDALFNKTYNNLVEARGLNEPFLEKSFRFTLDALTLNLGRAQYLQANDGSFLVSDIIGERLPRTLTLFTMANAIGAVFGIWLGLWMARRALTVFDRGMTVLSVTTFIVPPWVYGLFFILLFGYSLHWFPTGDWIGVPAPPQGTINWYADVLYHMLLPMFTFAFATFGSWSYTTRNLVLQIMDEDFVVAARAKGLPEQTVLTKYVLRAASPPIVTSLALTLISAWQGAIITETVFNYQGIGQLFFNAIGQFDAPVIIALTAIYAYLLVITVFILDLVYGLLDPRIRALRR; this is encoded by the coding sequence ATGAACCAGACGGAGAAGGACGCGCTTTTCAACAAGACGTACAACAACCTCGTCGAGGCGAGGGGTCTGAACGAACCGTTCCTCGAGAAGTCCTTCCGTTTCACGCTCGATGCGCTCACCCTCAATCTCGGTCGGGCTCAGTACCTTCAGGCGAACGACGGGTCGTTCCTAGTCAGCGACATCATCGGGGAGCGCTTGCCGCGCACCCTCACGCTGTTCACAATGGCAAACGCAATCGGGGCCGTATTCGGGATTTGGCTCGGGTTATGGATGGCGCGTCGGGCGCTCACGGTGTTCGATCGAGGGATGACGGTCCTCTCCGTCACGACGTTCATCGTGCCACCCTGGGTGTACGGCCTTTTCTTCATCCTTCTGTTCGGCTACTCGCTCCATTGGTTCCCCACGGGCGATTGGATCGGCGTCCCGGCGCCGCCGCAGGGCACGATCAACTGGTATGCCGACGTGCTGTACCACATGTTGCTGCCGATGTTCACCTTTGCGTTTGCGACATTCGGGTCTTGGTCGTACACGACCCGGAACTTGGTCCTCCAGATCATGGACGAGGACTTCGTAGTGGCCGCGCGGGCGAAGGGCTTGCCGGAGCAGACGGTCCTCACGAAGTACGTGCTCCGTGCGGCGTCTCCCCCGATCGTCACGTCCCTCGCCCTGACCCTGATTTCCGCCTGGCAAGGCGCGATCATCACGGAAACAGTGTTCAACTACCAAGGCATTGGCCAGCTCTTTTTCAACGCGATCGGCCAGTTCGACGCCCCCGTCATCATCGCTCTGACAGCGATTTACGCCTACCTCCTCGTCATCACCGTATTCATCCTCGATCTCGTGTACGGTCTCCTCGATCCGAGGATTCGCGCGCTCCGGAGGTGA
- a CDS encoding ABC transporter permease, protein MKSGIVGFGIIASLIVVAGVVPFYAPYDVVRHWSSFEPWQDNPKRAAPEWSDPSGIHEPRTMIFESDSFRKVVVRKYIPPSQGGPLNLTIINLTKNFYWNYDEFPSEISIAVNASFPGQSPAISVYMWRPDNQYVLLLPYSATDEQRNVSTIITQKSEYIEPLKRNLRTWVLREGVLNESNVPNWQSITPETVLFARNDSAQVSSRNANIAKGFYQLVIDYEGFSLSDDVNGRFIVYGTVFGLAGTDDHRRDLLTGLLWGAPIALAFGVAAGGVVVLIQTLLGALAAWYGGPIDEFVQRAADFYLVIPTLPILILVSLFYRPGIVALLFYLVAFGVVGSTTKVVRSIVLQIKEEQFIEAAQSYGASRGRILFKYIIPRIMPYTFALVALSVPAFIFVEASLSFLGLGDPVLPTWGAIIGEAYTQGALFYGWWWWILFPAGGIIYTTIGFALLGYAFDKVLNPRLREE, encoded by the coding sequence ATGAAGTCGGGCATCGTGGGCTTCGGCATCATCGCCTCCCTGATCGTCGTCGCAGGGGTTGTCCCGTTCTACGCCCCATATGACGTGGTCCGCCATTGGTCGTCCTTCGAGCCTTGGCAAGACAACCCGAAGCGCGCCGCCCCCGAGTGGTCCGATCCTTCGGGCATTCACGAGCCTCGCACTATGATTTTTGAAAGCGACAGCTTCCGCAAGGTGGTTGTGCGAAAGTACATTCCGCCGTCGCAGGGGGGTCCCCTAAATCTCACCATCATTAACCTCACAAAGAACTTCTACTGGAACTACGACGAATTTCCCTCCGAGATTTCGATCGCAGTCAACGCGAGTTTTCCGGGCCAGAGTCCGGCCATCTCAGTATACATGTGGCGACCGGACAACCAGTATGTCCTTCTCCTCCCCTACTCGGCCACGGACGAACAGAGGAACGTATCCACGATAATCACGCAGAAATCGGAGTACATCGAGCCGCTCAAACGAAACCTGCGAACCTGGGTCCTCCGTGAGGGCGTGCTCAACGAGAGCAATGTCCCCAATTGGCAATCCATCACGCCGGAGACGGTCCTCTTTGCGAGAAACGATTCTGCTCAGGTCAGCAGTCGCAACGCGAACATCGCCAAGGGGTTCTACCAACTCGTCATCGACTACGAAGGGTTCAGCCTGTCGGATGATGTGAATGGCCGTTTCATCGTCTACGGGACGGTGTTCGGACTTGCCGGGACGGATGATCATCGCCGAGACCTCCTGACGGGACTGTTGTGGGGCGCACCGATTGCGTTGGCGTTCGGCGTCGCAGCCGGTGGCGTCGTGGTGCTCATCCAGACCCTTCTCGGGGCGCTCGCTGCCTGGTACGGAGGTCCGATTGACGAGTTCGTCCAGAGGGCCGCGGACTTCTATCTCGTCATCCCGACCTTACCCATCCTGATCTTGGTCTCTCTGTTCTATCGACCCGGGATCGTCGCTCTGCTCTTCTATCTCGTCGCATTCGGGGTGGTCGGTTCGACCACGAAGGTCGTCCGTAGCATCGTCCTTCAGATCAAGGAAGAGCAATTCATCGAGGCCGCCCAGTCCTACGGCGCGAGCCGAGGTCGCATCCTGTTCAAGTACATCATCCCGCGCATCATGCCTTACACGTTTGCCCTCGTCGCGCTCAGCGTCCCTGCCTTCATTTTCGTTGAGGCGTCCTTGAGTTTCCTCGGCTTGGGCGATCCGGTCCTTCCGACCTGGGGGGCCATCATCGGCGAGGCGTATACGCAAGGCGCTCTCTTCTACGGCTGGTGGTGGTGGATTCTCTTCCCGGCCGGGGGGATCATCTACACGACGATAGGCTTCGCGCTCCTAGGGTATGCCTTCGACAAGGTGCTGAACCCGCGTCTTCGCGAAGAATGA
- a CDS encoding ABC transporter ATP-binding protein: MPALEVENLRYYYRTRRGAVKAVDDVSFSIEPGETIAVVGESGCGKTSTANAIMRLLPRNVETYEGRVVLDGQDTMAYSNEEFRHKVRWRGISMVFQSAMNALSPTTRCGFQVAEPLMVHYDLEKEEALEAAREGLRNVGLSEDVAKRYPHELSGGMKQRVVIAMALVLKPKVVILDEPTSALDVMTQANIINLLKGLQKESRLAYLFITHDLGLASELADKVAIMYAGKIVEIGTASRVYPAPQHPYTQKLIQSVPLLRGEVAPDFIPGVPPDLTSVPAGCRFHPRCPVSFKMCGWSASELQAFLEARSGATGQAGVKPLSAAKFEPKDSWKLVVKPKAGTAPADLASEIRALVDVERAKAPVLQGIETVRERGERVVIDLYAAAVPELMGADGQRAACWLLTEEGKRYAGG; this comes from the coding sequence GTGCCGGCTCTCGAGGTGGAGAACCTACGGTACTACTATCGAACACGTCGGGGAGCGGTGAAGGCCGTCGACGACGTTTCATTCTCGATCGAACCGGGCGAGACGATCGCGGTGGTGGGGGAGAGCGGATGTGGCAAGACCTCGACCGCGAACGCGATCATGAGGCTGCTCCCTCGGAACGTGGAGACGTACGAAGGCCGCGTTGTGCTCGACGGACAAGACACGATGGCCTACTCGAACGAAGAGTTCCGGCATAAGGTGCGCTGGCGCGGTATCTCGATGGTCTTTCAGAGCGCGATGAACGCTCTCAGCCCGACGACCCGTTGCGGCTTCCAGGTCGCGGAGCCACTGATGGTCCACTACGACCTCGAGAAGGAGGAGGCGCTTGAGGCCGCACGCGAGGGCCTCCGGAACGTCGGCCTGTCCGAAGATGTCGCGAAGCGGTATCCGCACGAACTGAGCGGCGGGATGAAGCAGCGGGTCGTCATCGCGATGGCCCTCGTACTGAAGCCCAAGGTAGTGATCCTGGATGAGCCCACCTCGGCCCTCGACGTGATGACCCAGGCGAACATCATCAACCTGTTGAAGGGATTGCAGAAGGAATCTCGTCTCGCGTACCTTTTCATCACGCACGACCTGGGGCTCGCCAGCGAACTCGCGGACAAGGTCGCGATCATGTACGCGGGGAAGATCGTCGAGATAGGCACTGCGTCTCGAGTGTATCCGGCCCCGCAGCATCCCTACACGCAGAAGCTCATCCAAAGCGTGCCGCTCCTAAGGGGCGAGGTCGCGCCTGACTTCATCCCGGGCGTGCCGCCGGATCTCACGAGCGTGCCGGCGGGCTGCCGGTTCCATCCGCGCTGTCCCGTCTCTTTCAAGATGTGCGGCTGGTCGGCGTCCGAGCTTCAGGCGTTTCTCGAGGCGCGATCCGGTGCGACTGGGCAGGCGGGCGTGAAGCCGTTGAGCGCCGCGAAGTTCGAGCCGAAGGATTCTTGGAAGCTCGTCGTGAAACCGAAAGCGGGGACGGCGCCGGCCGACCTCGCCTCGGAGATTCGGGCCCTCGTTGACGTCGAACGTGCGAAGGCGCCTGTGCTCCAAGGGATCGAGACCGTGCGAGAACGGGGAGAACGGGTCGTCATCGACCTCTACGCGGCCGCGGTGCCGGAGCTCATGGGTGCCGATGGCCAGAGGGCGGCGTGTTGGTTACTCACGGAGGAGGGGAAGAGGTATGCAGGCGGCTGA
- a CDS encoding ABC transporter ATP-binding protein, which produces MWFMVGSGLFRTPLAVKAVDGVSLALWKGETVAIVGESGSGKTTLGRVVLRILEPTEGRLLYAGMDITHAWQRDLMWLRRKAGIIPQDPYSSVNPTFPIYRILEEPLAVHRLGTPGERAEMIGKALENVKLTPPELFQAKFPHQLSGGQRQRVAVARAMILNPEFIVADEPVSMLDASVRISILRLLRQLQRKFGIAFLYITHDLATARHFSDRVAIMYAGKIAETGPVTDVLSEPLHPYTQALIEAIPDPDPENRLRERPALPGEPPVLTSPPPGCRFHPRCPIAKAGLCDVVEPPLRELRPGHLAACHLAS; this is translated from the coding sequence ATGTGGTTCATGGTGGGCAGCGGCCTGTTCCGCACCCCGCTCGCCGTCAAGGCCGTGGACGGTGTCTCGCTCGCCCTCTGGAAAGGCGAAACCGTCGCCATCGTCGGAGAGAGCGGGTCTGGCAAGACAACCTTGGGGCGCGTCGTCCTCCGGATTCTGGAGCCCACCGAAGGGCGACTCTTGTACGCAGGGATGGACATCACTCACGCCTGGCAGCGAGATCTCATGTGGCTTCGGCGAAAGGCGGGAATCATCCCGCAGGACCCCTATTCCTCCGTCAACCCGACGTTTCCGATATACCGGATCCTCGAGGAGCCGCTTGCGGTCCACCGCCTCGGCACGCCGGGGGAGCGAGCCGAGATGATCGGCAAGGCGCTCGAGAACGTGAAGCTCACTCCGCCCGAGCTGTTCCAGGCGAAGTTCCCGCACCAGCTCAGCGGTGGCCAGCGCCAGCGCGTCGCCGTTGCCCGCGCCATGATCCTCAATCCGGAATTCATCGTGGCCGACGAGCCGGTATCGATGCTCGACGCCTCCGTGCGGATCTCGATCCTGCGCCTGCTCCGCCAACTCCAGCGGAAATTCGGGATTGCGTTCCTCTACATCACGCATGACCTCGCGACCGCGCGACACTTCTCCGACCGCGTCGCCATCATGTATGCGGGCAAGATCGCCGAGACGGGCCCCGTCACCGACGTGCTGAGCGAACCCCTCCATCCCTACACGCAGGCGTTGATCGAGGCGATTCCGGACCCGGATCCAGAGAACCGGTTGCGGGAGCGTCCTGCCCTCCCGGGCGAACCCCCCGTGCTGACGTCCCCCCCTCCCGGGTGCCGCTTCCATCCGCGATGCCCGATCGCGAAGGCGGGCCTCTGCGACGTGGTAGAACCGCCGCTCCGGGAGCTCAGGCCTGGCCATCTCGCCGCCTGCCACCTCGCTTCTTGA
- a CDS encoding ABC transporter substrate-binding protein: MKHLVAGALVAVLLLAGLISLPNARAQGRVGGQTDSLLWYQQPIQDQALVDLTSGTMDVYMFPLRTAASIAAARSNPDLWTIDVGGSLNNLFINPVAVSTTPAPPDGVGNPFVHREIREAMNYIIDRDFISQEIAGGSQFPHITLENRLNPEYGRDAVYDSRLERNYSFDFDKGASIISSTLSADTPLYRFSAGKWQIRNSIGVYHDLVLNFVIRTEDIRKDIGLYIAGQLEKLGFGVNRMILSGSAAFAIVYNGPVDTGAWQLYTEGWAATALTAWSDTDPNFYFCGGEGSNVWGVYDVSVEDPPLWTVCENLLNANYTSLAQRQQWFEEATSLSLRNAVRVWVTAGGTFAVSKRVTGMVYDLSGGAWGLLASRTARFTNPGGTLHVGQRLQYLSPWNPWQGFGWLYDALQEYAFSDPAVWPHPHTGLYMPIRSTFAVTAPSPTNVINVPSTAQIWDPTTLGFTTVGTGVTAKSSVAYTFTFGTWHDGEPFTMDDVLYELALVYRRACAPAAGGVCGTAGGDVYAKDNDAATFASILLKNILRGFTVSGNQLTVYYDYWNVDPTTIAAQINPAFPVTPWPASQLALSTVFDDTCRISEVTAENEAKVALDLTKGNCLARMDLNLPTVTGTLPPGLSFDPTEAATRWADLANFRTTYGHFFVSNGPYILTKVDEATLQTTMALDTSYPIAANAYDAFLVPRIPQISFAPPSLVLIGRPAQFEVKSTLQGGGAYDLFDMTWLLVNPATGGVLYQGQPTKVAAGEYTITLTGTQTDALAAGAYELRTITVGKEAAVPVIVSQSFIAIPDVVTIVDELRGEINSLQQSFNTQLQDQKNLTAQAQAQVATLQTLVIASMAVALIAVIVAVVAIVRIRSMPRRPKGGMPPAEEEI, from the coding sequence ATGAAGCACCTTGTTGCAGGCGCGCTCGTGGCCGTCTTGCTTTTGGCGGGGTTGATTTCCCTGCCGAACGCGAGGGCGCAGGGGCGCGTGGGAGGTCAGACCGACAGCCTGCTCTGGTATCAGCAACCGATCCAGGACCAGGCTCTGGTCGATCTGACATCAGGCACGATGGATGTGTATATGTTCCCGTTGAGGACCGCAGCGAGTATCGCGGCCGCGAGGTCGAATCCCGATCTCTGGACCATCGACGTGGGAGGGAGTCTGAACAACCTGTTCATCAACCCCGTCGCGGTGTCCACGACCCCGGCCCCTCCCGACGGTGTGGGGAATCCGTTTGTCCACCGAGAAATTCGCGAGGCGATGAACTACATCATCGACCGCGATTTCATCTCGCAGGAGATTGCCGGCGGAAGTCAGTTCCCGCACATCACGTTGGAGAACCGGCTCAATCCGGAGTACGGACGCGACGCCGTCTACGACTCGCGGCTGGAGCGGAACTACAGCTTCGATTTCGACAAGGGCGCGTCGATCATATCCAGCACGCTCAGCGCCGATACTCCGCTCTACCGGTTCAGCGCCGGGAAGTGGCAGATCAGGAACAGCATCGGGGTGTATCATGACCTCGTGCTGAACTTCGTCATCCGGACCGAGGACATCCGGAAGGACATCGGGCTCTACATCGCGGGCCAGCTCGAGAAGCTCGGCTTCGGTGTGAACCGCATGATCCTCTCGGGCTCCGCCGCGTTCGCGATCGTGTACAACGGGCCGGTCGACACCGGCGCATGGCAGTTGTACACGGAAGGATGGGCCGCGACCGCGCTCACGGCGTGGTCGGACACCGACCCGAACTTCTACTTCTGCGGTGGCGAAGGAAGCAATGTCTGGGGCGTCTACGACGTTTCCGTGGAAGATCCGCCGCTCTGGACGGTTTGCGAGAACCTCCTGAACGCGAACTACACCAGCCTTGCACAGCGGCAACAGTGGTTCGAGGAGGCCACGTCGCTGTCTCTGAGGAACGCCGTCCGCGTATGGGTCACCGCCGGCGGGACGTTTGCGGTGAGCAAGCGCGTCACGGGCATGGTCTACGACCTCTCCGGAGGTGCGTGGGGCCTGTTGGCGTCGCGCACCGCGCGCTTCACGAACCCCGGCGGCACGCTGCACGTCGGTCAGCGGCTGCAGTACCTCTCGCCGTGGAACCCGTGGCAAGGATTTGGATGGCTGTATGATGCTCTCCAGGAGTACGCGTTCTCCGATCCCGCGGTCTGGCCGCACCCGCACACCGGCCTCTACATGCCGATTCGTTCGACGTTCGCCGTGACGGCTCCGAGCCCGACGAATGTGATTAACGTCCCCTCGACCGCGCAGATCTGGGACCCGACGACCCTCGGCTTCACGACCGTGGGCACGGGCGTGACCGCGAAGTCCTCGGTGGCGTACACGTTCACGTTCGGAACGTGGCACGACGGGGAGCCGTTCACGATGGACGACGTGCTCTACGAACTCGCCTTGGTGTATCGCCGGGCCTGTGCTCCGGCCGCGGGCGGAGTCTGTGGAACCGCGGGAGGCGATGTCTACGCGAAGGACAACGACGCGGCGACCTTCGCCTCGATCTTGCTGAAGAACATCCTCCGAGGGTTCACGGTGTCCGGGAACCAACTGACCGTCTACTACGACTACTGGAACGTAGACCCGACGACGATCGCGGCGCAGATCAACCCGGCGTTCCCCGTGACCCCGTGGCCCGCGAGCCAACTCGCACTCAGCACCGTCTTCGACGACACGTGCCGAATCAGCGAAGTCACGGCGGAGAACGAAGCGAAGGTCGCGCTCGACCTGACGAAAGGCAACTGCCTGGCCCGGATGGACCTGAACCTCCCGACGGTGACGGGGACGCTCCCGCCCGGACTGAGCTTCGACCCCACGGAAGCGGCAACCCGATGGGCGGATCTTGCGAACTTTAGGACGACGTACGGTCACTTCTTCGTGAGCAACGGGCCGTACATCCTGACTAAGGTCGACGAGGCCACGCTCCAGACGACTATGGCGCTCGATACGAGCTACCCGATCGCGGCGAATGCGTACGATGCATTCTTGGTGCCGCGGATCCCGCAGATCTCGTTCGCGCCGCCGTCGTTGGTCCTGATCGGCCGACCCGCGCAGTTCGAAGTGAAATCGACGCTCCAAGGGGGCGGCGCCTACGACCTGTTCGACATGACGTGGCTCCTCGTGAACCCGGCAACCGGCGGGGTACTGTACCAGGGCCAGCCGACGAAGGTAGCGGCCGGCGAGTACACGATCACCCTTACGGGGACCCAGACGGACGCGTTGGCAGCGGGCGCATACGAGCTTCGGACGATCACGGTAGGCAAAGAGGCAGCGGTGCCGGTGATCGTGTCGCAGTCGTTCATCGCCATTCCGGACGTCGTGACGATTGTCGATGAGCTCCGCGGCGAGATCAACAGCTTGCAGCAGTCGTTCAACACCCAACTGCAAGACCAGAAGAACCTGACGGCGCAAGCGCAGGCACAGGTCGCGACCCTCCAGACGCTCGTGATCGCGTCGATGGCGGTCGCGCTCATCGCCGTCATCGTCGCGGTGGTCGCCATCGTCCGGATCCGGTCGATGCCTCGGCGGCCGAAGGGAGGCATGCCTCCGGCGGAAGAGGAGATCTAA
- a CDS encoding RNA methyltransferase produces the protein MPKTRVVLVGPKNEGNVGAVARAMKNFGISDLVLVDPCAIGDEAYKRAMRGADVLARARTVGSLDEALKDADLVVGTTGITTKSERRFPRISVTPREFATRVAAMDGTLAVLFGREDFGLLDEELARCDALVSIPAAAGYPVLNLSHAAAILLYEMFAGKPEPRPREASGSEKEHLHSAFRDLLIATNYPTHLRARTQIMFRRLVGRAVPSKWEFHTFMGVLTRATKTIRRSKD, from the coding sequence ATGCCGAAGACCCGCGTCGTCCTCGTCGGCCCGAAGAATGAGGGCAACGTCGGCGCGGTCGCGCGCGCGATGAAGAACTTCGGCATCTCGGACCTCGTCCTCGTCGATCCGTGCGCGATTGGCGACGAGGCGTACAAGCGGGCGATGCGCGGCGCGGACGTGCTGGCCCGGGCGCGCACGGTCGGATCGCTCGACGAGGCCCTGAAGGACGCGGACCTGGTCGTCGGGACGACCGGGATCACGACGAAGAGCGAGAGGCGATTCCCCCGGATATCCGTCACACCGCGAGAATTCGCCACGCGGGTGGCGGCGATGGACGGGACGCTTGCGGTCCTCTTCGGCCGCGAGGACTTCGGCCTCCTCGACGAAGAGCTCGCTCGGTGCGACGCCCTCGTGTCGATCCCCGCGGCGGCGGGATACCCGGTCCTGAACCTCTCGCACGCGGCCGCGATCCTCCTCTACGAAATGTTCGCCGGCAAACCGGAGCCCCGGCCGCGCGAGGCGTCCGGCTCGGAGAAAGAACACCTGCATTCGGCGTTCCGGGACCTGCTGATCGCGACGAACTATCCGACGCATCTGCGGGCGCGCACGCAGATCATGTTCCGCCGCCTCGTCGGCCGCGCCGTCCCATCGAAATGGGAGTTCCACACCTTCATGGGAGTCCTCACGCGCGCGACGAAGACGATCCGGCGATCGAAGGACTGA
- a CDS encoding tRNA pseudouridine(38-40) synthase TruA produces MPRIAMKIAYDGRAFHGQARQPGLRTVEGEIATALTRARAIRDLRTARFQSASRTDRGVSALGNVVAFDSSLAPIPTVRAFNGKARGVWAWAVAEVPLAFSARRARDRWYRYVLPGDHDAGRLSDALRAFVGEHDFRNFTRDRTRTELRIDGAEATREGDAVVLDFRAPRFAWNLVRRLVAAAVRVETGVGSIRDLERALRPGTRADFGLAPAEPLLLMDVRYDVEFRRVRDPTTEARIDRILAERRLDASFYERLAARFLRGDSGVR; encoded by the coding sequence GTGCCTCGGATCGCGATGAAGATCGCGTACGACGGCCGAGCGTTTCACGGGCAAGCCCGGCAGCCCGGACTTCGGACCGTGGAAGGGGAGATCGCCACGGCCCTGACGCGCGCCCGGGCGATCCGCGACCTCCGGACCGCGCGATTCCAGAGCGCAAGCCGGACGGATCGCGGCGTGAGCGCGCTCGGGAACGTCGTCGCCTTCGATTCGTCGCTCGCCCCTATTCCGACCGTGCGGGCGTTCAACGGGAAGGCCCGCGGGGTGTGGGCGTGGGCCGTCGCCGAGGTGCCGCTCGCTTTCAGCGCGCGACGCGCGCGCGATCGCTGGTACCGGTATGTCCTCCCCGGGGACCACGACGCGGGACGCCTGTCCGACGCCCTTCGGGCCTTCGTCGGGGAGCACGATTTCCGCAACTTCACCCGCGACCGCACGCGGACCGAGTTGCGGATCGACGGGGCGGAGGCGACGCGGGAAGGCGACGCGGTCGTCCTCGACTTCCGCGCGCCCCGGTTCGCCTGGAACCTCGTCCGCCGGCTCGTCGCCGCGGCGGTCCGTGTCGAAACCGGCGTGGGTTCGATCCGAGACCTCGAACGGGCGCTCCGGCCGGGGACGCGGGCGGACTTCGGCCTCGCGCCCGCGGAGCCCCTCCTCCTCATGGACGTCCGGTACGATGTCGAGTTCCGGCGCGTGCGCGATCCGACGACGGAGGCGCGGATCGATCGGATCCTCGCGGAGCGCCGGCTCGATGCCTCGTTCTACGAGCGGCTCGCGGCGCGGTTCCTCAGGGGGGATTCCGGCGTCCGCTGA